One Oryza sativa Japonica Group chromosome 8, ASM3414082v1 DNA window includes the following coding sequences:
- the LOC4346065 gene encoding auxin response factor 21, with the protein MASSGGGGGGGEEGEGRGATKVNQELWYACAGPLVSLPPQGSLIVYFPQGHSEQVAASMRKDADAQIPSYPNLPSKLICILHSVTMLADPDTDEVYARMTLQPVSNVTQCDKETLLASELALKQTRPQTEFFCKTLTASDTSTHGGFSVPRRAAERIFPRLDFSMQPPAQELQARDLHDNVWTFRHIYRGQPKRHLLTTGWSLFVSGKRLLAGDSVLFIRDAKQQLLLGIRRANRQPTNLSSSVLSSDSMHIGILAAAAHAAANNSQFTIYYNPRASTSEFVIPFAKYQKAVYGNQLSLGMRFRMMFETEESGTRRYMGTITGISDLDPVRWKTSHWRNIQVAWDEAAPTERRTRVSLWEIEPIIAPFFIYPSPLFTAKRPRLPGMTDDETEMDGLLKRAMPWVGEEICKKDLNIQNSVVPGLNLAQWMNMQHSSSLPGTVVQPELLNSLSGKPVQNLAAADLSRQISFHPQFLQQNNIQFNTALVPQQNQQTEQLAKVIPTPNQLGSVIIPQKVVQDCNSEQRQHVVTQPVQGSQPNINIPQPQLVVQAQLQQPQVILQAQLQQPQVVVQAQLQQTQPSVQSHTVLQGGLQQIQLLQQQQPHVQHQQIPQQLHHQQQQTQQLQPVQQVQQSVQEHQQIKIQPVHVSMDASMNTQVADHQMKLQLLKALQPQQPLISEQQKMLLDLQQQVINSQSAPQQCVQVTNQAISLHNSNTIQYPTQQKVQSHQVQDLTGNVIPNSKSDIATSMGASSLHVAGGRQLLKTDDVPSTSTSPSTNSNPVLLQSIPSSSKNQSLTTAGKTSQSSVVLGPTIEQDTKPYQNVKQTVMIPKTTEQRPATGQDCINNNPQMDYLDTSSSATSVCLSQADGSLQQNFPPSSFHQHHLLKDTVPDSEFEVTDPRNNLLFGVNIDGQLGLPLNADLLANDIGTDKYMDQLPGNGISNFISSKDSQQELSSSMISHSFGVADMAFNSIDSAINDTPFLNRNSRSAAGPAHQRMRTYTKVHKRGAVGRSIDINRYSGYDELKHDVARMFGIEGQLGDQNRVGWKLVYEDHEKDVLLVGDDPWEDFVKCVRCIRILSPQEEMQMRLVGDFGDSFLPNQACSSSDGGHPWRITGD; encoded by the exons atggcgagctccggcggagggggtggtggtggggaggagggggagggcagGGGGGCGACCAAGGTGAACCAGGAGCTGTGGTACGCGTGCGCGGGGCCGCTCGTCTCGCTGCCGCCGCAGGGGAGCCTCATCGTCTACTTCCCCCAGGGTCACAGCGAGCAG GTTGCAGCATCTATGCGAAAGGACGCAGATGCGCAAATTCCAAGCTATCCAAATCTTCCATCAAAGCTGATATGCATCCTCCACAGTGTCACCATGCTT GCTGATCCTGACACAGATGAGGTTTATGCTCGAATGACTCTCCAGCCAGTTAGCAAT GTGACCCAGTGTGACAAGGAGACATTGCTAGCATCAGAGCTTGCGCTGAAGCAAACCAGGCCACAAACAGAATTCTTTTGCAAAACACTGACCGCCAGTGATACAAGCACTCATGGAGGTTTCTCTGTGCCACGCCGTGCCGCTGAGAGGATTTTTCCTCGTCTT GACTTCTCCATGCAGCCTCCTGCCCAGGAACTGCAGGCCCGGGATTTGCATGATAATGTTTGGACATTTCGTCATATATACCGGG GTCAGCCTAAAAGGCATTTACTGACTACGGGCTGGAGCCTATTTGTCAGTGGAAAGAGATTACTTGCTGGTGATTCAGTCTTGTTTATTAG GGATGCAAAACAGCAGCTCCTCTTGGGGATCAGACGAGCAAATAGGCAACCTACGAACCTCTCATCATCTGTCTTATCTAGTGATAGTATGCATATTGGAATTCTTGCTGCAGCAGCCCATGCTGCAGCGAATAACAGCCAATTTACAATATATTATAACCCAAG GGCCAGTACTTCCGAATTTGTGATTCCTTTTGCCAAATACCAGAAGGCAGTGTATGGTAACCAATTATCTCTTGGCATGCGGTTCAGAATGATGTTTGAAACTGAAGAGTCAGGAACAAGAAG GTACATGGGTACAATAACTGGTATAAGTGATCTGGATCCAGTAAGGTGGAAAACATCTCATTGGCGCAATATTCAG GTTGCATGGGATGAAGCGGCACCAACTGAGAGACGCACCAGGGTTTCCCTCTGGGAGATAGAGCCTATCATTGCTCCATTCTTCATCTACCCCTCACCATTATTCACCGCAAAACGTCCAAGGCTACCTGGGATGACAG ATGACGAGACTGAAATGGACGGTCTTCTCAAGAGGGCCATGCCATGGGTTGGTGAGGAGATTTGCAAGAAAGATCTGAATATTCAGAACAGTGTAGTGCCTGGTCTAAATCTAGCTCAGTGGATGAACATGCAGCACAGCTCCTCGCTTCCTGGCACGGTTGTGCAACCAGAGTTACTAAACTCATTAAGTGGAAAACCTGTACAAAATTTGGCTGCAGCTGATTTATCAAGGCAAATCAGTTTTCACCCGCAGTTCTTGCAACAAAACAACATCCAGTTCAACACTGCGTTGGTACCTCAACAAAACCAACAGACAGAACAATTAGCGAAAGTTATCCCTACACCAAACCAATTGGGAAGTGTTATAATACCGCAGAAGGTGGTTCAGGATTGCAACTCTGAACAAAGGCAGCATGTGGTTACTCAACCAGTGCAAGGCAGCCAGCCAAACATAAACATTCCACAGCCTCAGCTTGTTGTTCAGGCTCAGCTTCAGCAACCGCAAGTCATTCTCCAGGCGCAACTGCAGCAACCTCAAGTTGTTGTCCAGGCCCAACTCCAGCAAACGCAACCTTCGGTCCAAAGTCACACTGTCTTACAAGGAGGTCTTCAACAAATCCAGCTTCTCCAGCAGCAACAGCCACATGTGCAGCACCAGCAGATACCGCAACAGTTacatcatcagcagcagcaaacaCAACAGTTGCAACCTGTCCAGCAGGTTCAGCAGTCAGTACAGGAACATCAGCAAATAAAGATACAACCTGTTCATGTTTCCATGGATGCAAGTATGAATACGCAGGTGGCAGATCATCAAATGAAACTACAACTACTCAAGGCTTTACAGCCACAGCAGCCTCTGATCTCAGAGCAGCAGAAGATGCTTTTGGATTTGCAGCAGCAAGTGATAAATTCACAGTCAGCTCCTCAGCAGTGTGTACAGGTAACAAACCAAGCTATTAGTTTACATAACAGTAACACTATTCAATACCCGACACAGCAAAAGGTTCAGTCTCACCAAGTTCAAGACTTAACTGGGAATGTCATTCCTAATTCAAAATCAGACATCGCTACTTCCATGGGTGCTAGTTCTTTGCATGTAGCTGGTGGACGCCAATTATTGAAGACAGATGATGTTCCGTCTACTTCAACATCACCATCCACTAACAGCAATCCTGTTCTTCTGCAATCCATCCCAAGTAGCTCCAAGAACCAAAGTTTAACTACAGCAGGAAAGACATCTCAATCATCTGTTGTGTTGGGTCCTACGATCGAACAGGACACAAAGCCATATCAAAATGTAAAGCAAACAGTTATGATTCCCAAGACGACAGAACAAAGGCCAGCTACTGGACAAGACTGCATAAATAACAATCCTCAAATGGATTACTTGGACACATCCTCTTCAGCTACTTCGGTTTGCCTTTCCCAGGCTGATGGATCATTGCAACAAAACTTTCCACCTTCATCCTTCCACCAGCATCACTTGCTAAAAGACACAGTTCCAGATAGCGAGTTTGAGGTTACAGATCCAAGAAATAACCTTCTATTTGGGGTGAATATTGATGGTCAACTGGGTTTACCACTTAATGCAGACCTGCTTGCGAATGACATTGGAACCGATAAATACATGGATCAGTTGCCAGGAAATGGCATTTCTAACTTCATTTCATCAAAGGATTCTCAACAAGAGTTATCATCTTCAATGATTTCACATTCATTTGGAGTTGCTGATATGGCATTCAATTCTATAGATTCTGCAATCAATGATACCCCATTCTTAAATAGAAATTCCCGGTCTGCAGCAGGTCCTGCACATCAACGGATGAGAACCTACACCAAG GTACACAAGCGTGGTGCGGTGGGAAGATCAATTGACATCAATCGATATTCTGGATATGATGAGCTGAAACATGACGTTGCTCGGATGTTTGGTATTGAGGGGCAGCTTGGTGATCAAAATAGAGTTGGCTGGAAGCTAGTATATGAAGATCACGAGAAGGATGTTCTACTAGTTGGTGATGATCCATGGGA GgactttgtgaaatgtgtaCGATGTATCAGGATTCTTTCTCCACAGGAAGAAATGCAGATGAGATTAGTCGGCGACTTTGGAGACAGCTTTCTACCCAACCAAGCTTGCAGCAGCTCTGATGGGGGTCATCCCTGGAGGATAACCGGCGACTAG